One region of Oxalobacteraceae bacterium OTU3CAMAD1 genomic DNA includes:
- a CDS encoding glutathione S-transferase — MTTPYQLYYWDGLQGRGEFVRLALEEAAIPYDDVARRKKGMPALMASLDGDKVDHPSFAPPVLRAGELLIGQTPNILLFLGARHGLAPRAEAGRLWANQLQLTISDIVAEAHDTHHPISTNKYYEDQKKEAKARAKDFREARIPKFLDYFEGVVQRNPGRGGWTIGSRLSYVDLSLFQLIEGLRYAFPKTMAKLEPSYPGLVALRDKVAARPNIAAYVGSKRRIPFNEDGIFRHYPELE; from the coding sequence ATGACGACACCATACCAACTCTATTACTGGGACGGCCTGCAGGGCCGCGGCGAATTCGTGCGGTTGGCGCTGGAGGAGGCGGCCATCCCTTACGACGATGTGGCGCGCCGCAAGAAGGGCATGCCGGCGTTGATGGCAAGCCTGGACGGCGACAAGGTCGATCATCCATCGTTTGCGCCGCCGGTGCTGCGCGCGGGGGAGCTGTTGATCGGGCAGACGCCCAATATCCTGCTGTTCCTCGGCGCGCGGCATGGCCTTGCGCCGCGCGCCGAGGCGGGGCGCTTGTGGGCCAACCAGCTGCAGCTGACCATCTCCGACATCGTCGCGGAGGCGCACGATACGCATCATCCCATCTCCACCAATAAGTACTACGAAGACCAGAAGAAGGAAGCCAAGGCGCGCGCGAAGGATTTCAGGGAGGCGCGCATACCGAAGTTCCTGGACTATTTCGAGGGCGTGGTGCAACGCAATCCGGGACGCGGCGGCTGGACCATCGGCTCGCGCCTGTCGTATGTCGATTTGTCGCTGTTCCAGCTGATCGAAGGCTTGCGCTACGCGTTCCCGAAGACGATGGCGAAGCTCGAACCATCGTATCCCGGCCTTGTAGCCTTGCGTGACAAGGTGGCGGCACGTCCCAATATCGCCGCCTACGTGGGCTCGAAGCGGCGCATCCCCTTCAACGAAGACGGCATCTTCCGCCACTACCCCGAGCTGGAGTAA
- a CDS encoding cation transporter, producing MYQLQVENMSCGHCVGAVTKAVQAIDAAAKVEVDLASKTVKIDSATALAPLKSAIADAGYPVTAA from the coding sequence ATGTATCAGCTACAAGTGGAAAACATGAGTTGTGGTCACTGCGTGGGCGCGGTGACCAAGGCGGTGCAGGCGATTGACGCCGCCGCAAAAGTCGAAGTCGACCTGGCCAGCAAGACCGTCAAAATCGACAGCGCCACCGCGCTGGCGCCGCTGAAATCGGCCATCGCCGACGCCGGCTACCCCGTCACCGCCGCCTGA
- a CDS encoding peroxiredoxin, translating to MTSGQTFQLSGRPARHTVLFFYPKDNTPGCTTENMAFRDLYEQFQAAGTEIYGISRDSLRSHESFKAKLGLPFELISDPDEAVCAQFNVMKMKQMYGKTVRGVERSTFVIDATGQLVKEWRGVKVAGHVDEVLEFVARQA from the coding sequence ATGACGAGCGGCCAGACTTTCCAGCTGTCCGGCCGGCCAGCGCGCCATACCGTGCTGTTTTTCTACCCGAAAGACAATACCCCCGGCTGCACCACCGAGAACATGGCGTTCCGCGATCTGTACGAGCAATTCCAGGCCGCCGGCACCGAAATCTACGGTATCAGCCGCGATTCGCTGCGCTCGCACGAAAGCTTCAAAGCCAAGCTGGGCCTGCCTTTCGAGCTCATTTCCGACCCCGACGAGGCGGTCTGCGCGCAGTTCAACGTCATGAAAATGAAGCAAATGTACGGCAAGACCGTTCGTGGCGTCGAGCGCAGCACGTTTGTCATTGACGCTACCGGTCAATTGGTGAAAGAATGGAGAGGCGTGAAGGTAGCGGGTCACGTCGATGAAGTGCTGGAATTTGTGGCGCGTCAGGCTTAA
- a CDS encoding PhoH family protein, protein MPLPKLPSKPATLLLAKDYPKATGPRPVSAIAAVAEIAPAPAPKKAAPVKAVPVAKSKAAAPVAVQAAPAAAAKTTAKSKAVAAVLKAAPAVLKAAQAAPAPAPAPVAAKPVAKAKATPAARGKVTPITAEAPHPAKHKINEVGIKSSTSRHADQTGTTKLFVLDTNVLMHDPSSLFRFEEHDVYLPMMTLEELDNHKKGMTEVARNARQVSRTLDALVSNTDDDAIENGIPLSKLGNKDAKGRLYFQTRMQTADLPVGLPVGKADNQILSVVRSLEAEQEGRPVVLVSKDINMRIKARALGLPAEDYFNDHVMEDTDLLYSGIVQLPDDFWTKHGKDLESWQENKNGQSATFYRVTGPFVPSLLVNQFIFLEPKNGEAPFYGQVKQINGKTAVLQTLRDFSHNKNNVWGVTARNREQNFALNLLMNPECDFVTLLGQAGTGKTLLALAAGLAQVLETKLYNEIIVTRVTVPVGEDIGFLPGTEEEKMSPWMGAFDDNLEVLNKSDSDGGEWGRAATQDLIRSRIKIKSLNFMRGRTFVNKFLIIDEAQNLTPKQVKTLVTRAGPGTKILCLGNIAQIDTPYLTEGSSGLTYVVDRFKGWSHSGHVTLARGERSRLADHASDVL, encoded by the coding sequence ATGCCACTGCCAAAATTACCTAGTAAGCCAGCGACTTTACTGTTGGCAAAAGATTATCCAAAAGCGACAGGGCCGCGCCCGGTTTCCGCCATTGCGGCGGTTGCCGAGATCGCGCCGGCACCCGCGCCGAAGAAGGCGGCGCCCGTCAAGGCAGTACCCGTAGCGAAATCCAAAGCGGCGGCGCCGGTCGCCGTCCAAGCCGCGCCTGCTGCGGCAGCGAAAACCACCGCCAAGTCGAAGGCCGTGGCCGCTGTGCTGAAGGCCGCGCCGGCCGTGTTGAAGGCCGCCCAAGCTGCACCGGCACCCGCGCCCGCTCCTGTGGCCGCCAAACCCGTTGCCAAAGCGAAGGCTACCCCGGCCGCGCGCGGCAAGGTCACGCCGATCACCGCCGAGGCGCCACACCCGGCCAAGCACAAGATCAACGAAGTGGGGATCAAGTCGTCGACCAGCCGTCACGCCGACCAAACCGGCACGACCAAGCTGTTCGTGCTCGACACGAACGTGCTGATGCACGATCCATCGTCGCTGTTCCGCTTCGAAGAGCACGACGTCTACCTGCCGATGATGACGTTGGAGGAATTGGACAACCACAAGAAGGGCATGACCGAGGTGGCGCGCAATGCCCGCCAGGTGTCGCGCACCCTCGACGCGCTGGTCTCCAACACCGACGACGACGCCATCGAGAACGGCATTCCGCTGTCCAAGCTGGGCAACAAGGACGCCAAGGGCCGCCTGTACTTCCAGACCCGCATGCAAACGGCGGACCTGCCGGTTGGCCTGCCGGTCGGCAAGGCCGACAACCAGATCCTGTCCGTCGTGCGCTCGCTGGAGGCCGAACAGGAAGGCCGTCCGGTGGTGCTGGTGTCGAAGGACATCAACATGCGCATCAAGGCGCGCGCGCTGGGCCTGCCTGCCGAGGACTACTTCAACGACCACGTGATGGAAGATACCGACCTGCTGTACTCCGGTATCGTCCAGCTGCCGGACGACTTCTGGACCAAGCACGGCAAGGACCTGGAATCGTGGCAGGAAAATAAAAACGGCCAGAGCGCGACGTTCTACCGCGTCACCGGTCCGTTCGTGCCGTCGCTGCTGGTCAACCAGTTCATCTTCCTGGAGCCGAAGAATGGCGAAGCGCCGTTCTATGGCCAGGTCAAGCAGATCAACGGCAAAACCGCCGTGCTGCAAACCCTGCGCGACTTCAGCCACAACAAGAACAATGTGTGGGGTGTCACCGCCCGCAACCGCGAGCAGAACTTCGCGTTGAACTTGCTGATGAATCCGGAATGCGACTTCGTCACCCTGCTCGGCCAGGCCGGCACCGGCAAAACCCTGCTGGCACTGGCCGCAGGCCTGGCGCAAGTGCTGGAAACCAAGCTCTACAACGAAATCATCGTCACCCGCGTGACGGTGCCTGTCGGCGAGGACATCGGTTTCCTGCCGGGCACCGAGGAAGAGAAGATGTCGCCTTGGATGGGCGCCTTCGACGACAACCTCGAAGTGCTCAACAAGTCCGATTCGGACGGCGGCGAATGGGGCCGCGCGGCAACGCAGGACCTGATCCGCTCGCGCATCAAGATCAAGTCGCTCAACTTCATGCGCGGCCGAACCTTCGTCAATAAGTTCCTGATCATCGACGAGGCGCAGAACTTGACGCCGAAACAGGTCAAGACCCTGGTCACGCGCGCCGGTCCGGGCACCAAGATCCTTTGCCTGGGCAACATCGCGCAGATCGACACGCCTTACCTGACCGAAGGCTCGAGCGGCCTGACGTACGTGGTCGACCGCTTCAAGGGTTGGTCGCACAGCGGCCACGTGACCCTGGCGCGCGGCGAACGCTCGCGCCTGGCCGATCACGCCAGCGACGTGCTGTAA
- a CDS encoding sulfite exporter TauE/SafE family protein — translation MPPVPPLEIHIVLMVAAAGFLAGVQNALAGGGSFITFPALLLAGLNPLAANMTSTIALFPSQITSAYAGRKLVGDVGPLTFRQMLVISAIGGVFGAVLLLNTPASFFERLVPWLVLFATSVFAWGSFRKKPLHAASGMPRWALVLAQGCISIYGGYFGGGIGFLMLAALTVAGQQVRMAAATKNVLAMAMNAVAAMIFATSGLISWPAALALCVGGIAGGLCGGWLIHRLPEKVMRGFVVLVGAALTVWMFVR, via the coding sequence ATGCCGCCAGTTCCACCGCTTGAAATTCACATCGTCCTGATGGTCGCCGCCGCCGGATTCCTCGCCGGCGTGCAAAACGCGCTGGCCGGCGGCGGCTCGTTCATCACCTTCCCCGCCCTGCTGCTGGCCGGATTGAATCCGCTGGCCGCCAACATGACGTCGACCATCGCGCTGTTCCCAAGCCAGATCACGTCCGCCTACGCGGGGCGCAAGCTGGTGGGCGACGTCGGTCCGCTGACGTTCCGCCAGATGCTGGTCATCAGCGCCATCGGCGGCGTGTTCGGCGCCGTGCTGCTGTTGAATACCCCGGCCTCGTTCTTCGAGCGGCTGGTGCCGTGGCTGGTGCTGTTCGCCACCAGCGTGTTCGCGTGGGGGAGCTTCCGCAAAAAACCGCTGCACGCGGCCAGCGGCATGCCGCGCTGGGCGCTGGTGCTGGCGCAGGGATGTATTTCGATTTATGGTGGTTACTTCGGCGGCGGCATCGGCTTTTTGATGCTGGCGGCGCTGACCGTCGCGGGGCAGCAGGTACGCATGGCGGCAGCCACCAAGAACGTGCTGGCGATGGCCATGAACGCGGTGGCGGCGATGATCTTCGCGACGTCGGGGTTGATCAGCTGGCCGGCGGCGCTGGCACTGTGCGTCGGTGGGATCGCCGGCGGCTTGTGCGGCGGATGGTTGATTCACCGTTTGCCGGAGAAGGTGATGCGGGGGTTCGTGGTTCTGGTCGGCGCGGCGTTGACGGTTTGGATGTTTGTGCGTTGA
- a CDS encoding cobaltochelatase subunit CobN has protein sequence MFRNKRFGVLEVVLLLLISFFIVGYVHSAQAPRTLALMLGDVESRPAVLAVRGLQAELKALNVVIRIIPNNGMTQADRNALASADVAVVNAKGRLAMAGLKDELQALRKSRHPVFAVGGAIDDSIREMGVQDDKTIQQYHSEGGIENMGNLLRYILRQHFGSKLEVAPVHAMPDVGLYDVAANRTYSSYEHYLQGYANYKTGAPWIAVPFYRASLVAGQTLPLAAIVARLEAGGYNVLPVFGYPYDVPLRFLFDESGKSRVDLIVALGMKVGGTANTGALLDKTGVPAINAITLSQHTAAQWRESKIGLDIIERTWQLAGAEMAGLIQPTVVASRERISDAQTGLAYVEETPIPERIERLNERVAAWLALRQKANGDKRIAMIYFNYPHGSETIGAAYLNVLPESLWQIVQRLKRDGYQTGDALPAGEAELQGEIQQWGNYPGKSKGDYMTGLKHLAESGQALLVPLADYQAWFAKLPQTLRDSILASWGKPESAPVLWRDAKGQPFFVYPARRFGNVLMAPQPGRAWEQNLEKLHNEVSMPPSHEYIAFYLWLQKGFQANAVMHIGTHGTQEWLSGKEAGLSEDDPTEALIGAMPNIYPYVMDDVGEGIQAKRRGMATIIDHMTPPFDIAGLNPDLRELGALLNDHRVAEQKSPLLARSHLLALNRMAAKSGVLKDMKKTELKTEADMEALEEYLDDTGNKLTPFGLHTFGVAPTAERRNATARAVVSLDTGATTEQKTKRIAQLEDDIERSAALELDRLLEALSGRYIPAGASADLVRNPDALPTGRNFFGLDPSRIPSKTTYEAGAKLARQLVDDYRKRHGVYPDKLSMNLWGVETSRHEGIMEAQAMALMGVRPTWDERGRVTGVEALTRKELGRPRVDVTLISSGLFRDLFGNLLALMDKAAQLAQQQDDLGAAADTGPSGNVMQEHSRKTAAALQANGISADEARRMASVRIFGVPSGAYGTQIEKLIPLTNAWKNEKEVADVFINRMSHPFGAGYWGDDNANPAQRRELFKQAISGSKIALHSRSSNLFATLDNDDFFQYLGGTAMAIRSVDGKTPEVVVSDLSNPRKPGHKTLEQYMGQEMQSRYLNPKWADSMLKEGYSGARYINRVVDYLWAWQVTVPEVVDSSKWQRMYDTYVADRHGLKVRERFAASGNLRAYQAVTDRMLSAIERGYWQPGDAVRDNLTRQNARAIKEAGVSCSADSCSKATLKIAPEFTGQFVPNVGSNPAIARGAAAAGRAGGSAPSAQPVAAAPGQQQANDAAMKAALADLQVLQAKSQELQPVPAPRAKAKPVDPAPASFAKTELADAKVSGFEMQTLANLSPAQKTVGTLALLALAAGLVGAGYVGRRKKLKKLSGMLN, from the coding sequence ATGTTCCGGAATAAGCGTTTTGGAGTGCTGGAAGTTGTTTTACTGCTGCTGATTTCCTTCTTCATCGTCGGTTATGTGCATTCGGCGCAGGCGCCGCGCACCCTCGCGCTGATGCTCGGCGATGTCGAGTCGCGGCCGGCGGTGCTGGCGGTGCGTGGGTTGCAGGCGGAGCTGAAGGCGCTCAATGTCGTCATCCGCATCATCCCCAACAACGGCATGACGCAGGCCGACCGCAATGCCCTGGCCAGCGCCGATGTGGCGGTCGTCAACGCCAAGGGCAGGCTGGCGATGGCGGGACTCAAGGACGAACTGCAGGCGCTGAGGAAGTCGCGGCATCCCGTGTTCGCTGTCGGCGGCGCGATCGACGACAGCATCCGCGAGATGGGCGTCCAGGACGACAAGACCATCCAGCAGTATCACAGCGAGGGCGGCATCGAGAACATGGGCAACCTGCTGCGCTACATCCTGCGCCAGCATTTCGGCTCGAAGCTGGAGGTGGCGCCGGTGCACGCGATGCCCGATGTCGGCCTGTACGACGTCGCCGCCAACCGCACCTACAGCAGCTACGAGCACTATTTGCAGGGCTATGCCAACTACAAGACCGGCGCGCCGTGGATCGCTGTGCCGTTCTATCGCGCCAGCCTGGTGGCGGGGCAAACCTTGCCGCTGGCGGCCATCGTCGCGCGGCTCGAAGCGGGCGGCTATAACGTGTTGCCGGTGTTCGGCTATCCGTACGATGTGCCGCTGCGTTTTCTGTTCGATGAAAGCGGCAAGAGCCGCGTCGACCTGATCGTCGCGCTGGGCATGAAGGTCGGCGGCACCGCCAATACGGGCGCGCTGCTCGACAAGACCGGCGTCCCGGCGATCAACGCCATCACCCTGAGCCAGCACACGGCGGCGCAATGGCGCGAATCGAAGATCGGCCTCGATATCATCGAACGCACTTGGCAGTTGGCCGGCGCCGAGATGGCCGGACTGATACAGCCGACGGTGGTCGCCAGCCGTGAACGCATCAGCGATGCGCAGACCGGCCTGGCCTATGTCGAGGAGACGCCGATCCCCGAGCGCATCGAGCGGCTCAACGAGCGCGTGGCCGCCTGGCTGGCCTTGCGCCAGAAAGCCAATGGCGACAAACGCATCGCCATGATTTACTTTAACTACCCGCATGGTTCCGAGACCATCGGCGCTGCGTATCTGAACGTGCTGCCGGAGAGTTTGTGGCAAATCGTCCAGCGCCTGAAACGCGACGGCTATCAGACGGGTGACGCGCTGCCGGCCGGCGAGGCCGAGCTGCAAGGCGAGATCCAGCAGTGGGGGAATTACCCCGGAAAATCCAAGGGCGACTACATGACGGGCCTGAAGCATCTGGCCGAAAGCGGCCAGGCGCTGCTGGTGCCGCTGGCCGACTATCAGGCGTGGTTCGCCAAATTGCCGCAGACGCTGCGCGATTCCATCCTGGCGTCATGGGGCAAGCCGGAAAGCGCACCGGTGCTGTGGCGCGACGCCAAGGGGCAGCCTTTCTTCGTTTATCCGGCGCGCCGCTTCGGCAATGTGCTGATGGCGCCGCAGCCCGGCCGCGCGTGGGAGCAGAACCTGGAGAAACTGCACAACGAAGTGAGCATGCCGCCTAGCCATGAGTACATCGCCTTTTACCTTTGGCTGCAGAAGGGCTTCCAGGCCAACGCGGTGATGCACATCGGCACCCACGGCACGCAGGAGTGGCTGAGCGGTAAAGAGGCCGGCCTGTCCGAGGACGATCCGACCGAGGCGCTGATCGGCGCCATGCCGAATATTTATCCGTACGTGATGGACGACGTGGGCGAGGGCATACAGGCCAAGCGGCGCGGCATGGCCACCATCATCGACCACATGACGCCACCGTTCGATATTGCGGGCCTCAATCCGGACCTGCGGGAGCTTGGCGCGCTGCTCAACGACCACCGCGTGGCCGAGCAAAAAAGCCCGCTGCTGGCGCGCAGCCATCTGCTGGCGCTGAACCGCATGGCGGCCAAAAGCGGCGTGTTGAAGGACATGAAGAAGACCGAGCTCAAAACCGAAGCCGACATGGAGGCGCTTGAAGAATATCTGGACGATACCGGCAACAAGCTGACACCTTTCGGACTGCACACCTTCGGCGTTGCGCCGACGGCGGAGCGGCGCAACGCCACGGCACGCGCGGTCGTCAGTCTGGATACCGGCGCCACCACCGAGCAAAAAACCAAACGTATCGCGCAGCTGGAAGACGATATCGAACGCAGCGCGGCGCTGGAACTGGACCGATTGCTGGAGGCCCTGTCGGGCCGCTACATCCCGGCCGGCGCCAGCGCGGACCTGGTGCGCAATCCGGACGCGCTGCCGACCGGCCGCAATTTCTTTGGCCTCGATCCGTCGCGTATTCCCAGCAAGACCACCTACGAGGCGGGCGCCAAACTCGCGCGACAGCTGGTCGACGATTATCGCAAACGCCATGGCGTGTATCCGGACAAATTGAGCATGAACCTGTGGGGTGTGGAGACCTCGCGCCACGAGGGCATCATGGAAGCGCAGGCGATGGCGCTGATGGGCGTGCGTCCGACCTGGGATGAACGCGGCCGCGTGACCGGTGTCGAAGCGCTGACCCGCAAGGAACTGGGACGCCCGCGTGTCGACGTGACGCTGATCTCGTCGGGCCTGTTCCGCGACCTGTTCGGCAATCTGCTGGCGTTGATGGACAAGGCGGCGCAACTGGCGCAGCAACAGGACGATCTGGGCGCGGCCGCCGACACCGGCCCGTCGGGCAACGTGATGCAGGAGCATAGCCGCAAAACCGCCGCCGCCTTGCAGGCGAACGGCATTTCCGCCGACGAGGCGCGGCGCATGGCGTCGGTGCGCATCTTCGGCGTGCCGAGTGGCGCGTACGGGACGCAGATCGAAAAACTGATCCCGCTGACGAACGCCTGGAAGAACGAGAAGGAAGTGGCGGACGTGTTCATCAACCGTATGAGCCATCCCTTTGGCGCCGGCTATTGGGGCGACGACAATGCCAATCCGGCGCAGCGGCGCGAGTTGTTCAAGCAGGCCATCAGCGGCAGCAAGATCGCGCTACACAGCCGCTCCAGCAATCTGTTCGCGACGTTGGACAACGACGACTTCTTCCAGTACCTGGGCGGCACCGCGATGGCGATCCGCAGCGTGGACGGCAAGACGCCGGAGGTGGTAGTGAGCGATCTGTCCAATCCGCGCAAGCCGGGCCACAAGACGCTGGAGCAGTACATGGGCCAGGAGATGCAGTCGCGCTATCTCAATCCAAAGTGGGCCGACAGCATGCTGAAGGAAGGATATTCCGGCGCGCGCTACATCAACCGCGTGGTCGACTATCTGTGGGCCTGGCAGGTGACGGTCCCGGAGGTGGTCGACAGCAGCAAATGGCAGCGCATGTACGACACCTACGTGGCCGACCGCCATGGCCTGAAAGTGCGCGAGCGCTTTGCCGCCAGCGGCAACCTGCGCGCGTACCAGGCCGTGACGGACCGCATGCTGAGCGCCATCGAGCGTGGATACTGGCAGCCGGGCGACGCGGTGCGCGACAATCTCACGCGGCAGAACGCGCGGGCGATCAAGGAGGCGGGCGTGTCGTGCAGCGCAGACTCGTGCAGCAAGGCGACGTTGAAGATCGCGCCGGAGTTCACCGGCCAGTTCGTGCCGAACGTCGGTTCCAATCCTGCGATCGCGCGCGGGGCGGCTGCGGCCGGGCGTGCGGGCGGTTCGGCGCCGTCGGCGCAGCCGGTGGCGGCAGCGCCGGGGCAGCAGCAGGCCAACGACGCCGCGATGAAGGCCGCGCTGGCGGACCTGCAGGTGCTGCAGGCGAAGTCGCAGGAGCTGCAACCGGTGCCGGCGCCGCGCGCCAAAGCCAAACCGGTCGACCCGGCGCCGGCATCGTTTGCGAAAACCGAGCTGGCCGACGCCAAGGTAAGCGGGTTTGAAATGCAGACCTTGGCCAATCTCAGTCCGGCGCAGAAGACGGTGGGCACGCTGGCGTTGCTGGCGCTGGCCGCCGGCCTGGTGGGAGCCGGCTATGTTGGACGTCGCAAGAAGTTGAAGAAACTGAGTGGAATGCTGAATTAA
- a CDS encoding protease pro-enzyme activation domain-containing protein: protein MNLNEQMKLSSLASLTLLALTATTGLAHAETWVPTATKAPVVSGTTTQQQALMQAGIATHVVVALKLRNKADLDALTGDIVAGRGAQPLTREQFMERYAPTSAQAQKVVEHLKRSGFINITVSDNRLLVSGDGTAGSVKTAFNTDLRNYNVNGRTAFANVSDASVPQSLGDTVMAIHGLQTIHMYHTLAKPAATTLATTGHNPTDFPAIYNASGLPSAVNATIGIITQGSMKQTITDLNTFTSRAGYPTVNISTVTVGAASTDTAGVGEWNMDTQDALAAAGGTIKQMILYTANTLSDADLTDTYNRAVSDNVAKTINVSLGECETSAKNSGIMASNDQIFQAAVAQGQTFSVSSGDSGSYECGGLSTSQSYPSVSPWVVSVGGTLLGTTGTTWTSESVWACSSSATCQQSADGGAGGGPSLTEAAPSWQVNAGVLGSSTKRGTPDIALDADPSSGALVLVNGATEQIGGTSLAAPLFTGFWARVQSMNNNSLPFPSSNLYARAAANPGMFHDVVSGRNGGYSAAAGWDYASGYGSLNVANFASVMAGGGGTTPPASNALTNNVAVTGISVAASGSKVYTFAVPSGATSLTFKTSGGSGDADLYVKLGSQPTTSSYLQKSDGSTTTETISIASPAAGTYYVLVYGYKASSGVSLVASYK, encoded by the coding sequence ATGAACTTGAACGAGCAAATGAAACTGTCGTCCCTTGCCTCCCTGACCTTGCTGGCGCTGACCGCGACCACTGGCCTGGCGCACGCCGAAACCTGGGTGCCCACCGCCACCAAGGCGCCGGTCGTCAGCGGCACGACGACCCAGCAGCAGGCCCTGATGCAGGCCGGCATAGCGACCCACGTCGTGGTCGCGCTCAAGCTGCGCAACAAGGCCGATCTGGACGCGCTGACCGGCGATATCGTCGCCGGACGCGGCGCCCAGCCGCTGACCAGGGAACAGTTCATGGAACGCTACGCGCCGACCTCCGCCCAGGCGCAAAAAGTGGTCGAGCATTTGAAACGCAGCGGCTTTATCAACATCACCGTGTCCGACAACCGCCTGCTGGTGAGCGGCGACGGCACCGCCGGCTCGGTCAAAACCGCCTTCAATACGGATCTACGCAACTACAACGTCAACGGCCGCACCGCCTTCGCCAACGTCAGCGACGCCTCGGTGCCGCAGTCGCTCGGCGACACCGTCATGGCCATCCACGGCCTGCAGACCATCCACATGTACCATACGCTGGCCAAGCCGGCGGCGACGACCCTGGCCACCACGGGCCACAACCCGACCGACTTCCCGGCGATCTACAACGCCAGCGGCCTGCCCAGCGCCGTCAACGCCACCATCGGCATCATCACCCAGGGCAGCATGAAGCAAACCATCACCGATCTGAACACCTTCACCAGCCGCGCGGGATATCCGACGGTGAACATCAGCACTGTGACCGTGGGCGCGGCCAGCACCGACACCGCCGGCGTGGGCGAATGGAACATGGACACGCAGGACGCGCTGGCCGCCGCCGGAGGCACCATCAAGCAAATGATCCTGTACACGGCCAACACCCTCAGCGACGCCGACCTGACCGACACCTACAACCGGGCCGTCAGCGACAACGTCGCCAAGACCATCAACGTCTCGCTGGGCGAATGCGAAACCAGCGCCAAGAACTCCGGCATCATGGCCAGCAACGACCAGATCTTCCAGGCGGCGGTGGCGCAGGGCCAGACGTTCTCGGTCTCCTCCGGAGATTCGGGCTCGTACGAGTGCGGCGGCTTGAGCACCTCGCAAAGCTATCCGTCGGTCTCGCCGTGGGTGGTGTCGGTCGGCGGCACGCTGCTGGGCACCACCGGCACCACGTGGACTTCCGAATCCGTGTGGGCGTGCAGCAGCAGCGCCACCTGCCAGCAAAGCGCCGACGGCGGCGCCGGCGGCGGGCCTAGCCTGACAGAGGCTGCGCCGAGCTGGCAGGTCAACGCCGGCGTGTTGGGCAGCTCCACCAAACGCGGCACGCCGGACATCGCGCTCGACGCCGATCCGTCCAGCGGCGCGCTGGTGCTGGTCAACGGCGCAACCGAGCAAATTGGCGGCACCAGCCTGGCCGCGCCGCTGTTCACCGGCTTCTGGGCGCGCGTCCAATCGATGAACAACAACTCGCTACCCTTCCCGTCATCCAACCTGTATGCGCGCGCGGCCGCCAATCCAGGCATGTTCCACGACGTCGTCTCCGGCAGAAACGGCGGCTACAGCGCGGCGGCGGGCTGGGACTACGCCAGCGGCTACGGGAGCCTGAACGTGGCCAACTTCGCCAGCGTGATGGCCGGCGGCGGCGGCACCACGCCCCCGGCGTCGAACGCGCTGACCAACAATGTCGCGGTGACCGGCATCTCGGTGGCGGCCAGCGGCAGCAAGGTGTACACCTTCGCCGTGCCCTCGGGCGCCACCAGCCTGACGTTCAAGACGTCCGGCGGCAGCGGCGACGCCGACCTCTATGTCAAACTGGGATCGCAGCCGACGACCAGCTCCTACCTGCAGAAATCGGACGGTTCGACCACCACCGAGACCATCTCGATCGCTTCGCCGGCGGCCGGCACGTACTATGTGCTGGTCTACGGCTACAAGGCGTCGAGCGGGGTTTCACTGGTGGCCAGCTACAAGTGA
- a CDS encoding type II toxin-antitoxin system HicB family antitoxin, whose protein sequence is MDIPILIQKREGSRYGVTVPDIPGCVTTGETVDKAMSNATKAIYGHVGQLVEQGKSFEIKPSEVEYLSREPDYADGIWAMVSLDLARLDDPPEG, encoded by the coding sequence ATGGACATTCCAATCCTGATCCAGAAGCGTGAAGGCAGCCGATACGGGGTGACCGTCCCGGACATCCCGGGCTGCGTGACCACCGGTGAGACGGTGGACAAAGCGATGAGCAACGCCACCAAGGCCATCTACGGCCACGTCGGCCAATTGGTCGAGCAGGGCAAATCGTTTGAAATCAAGCCATCCGAAGTGGAGTACCTGTCGCGCGAGCCAGATTACGCCGACGGCATCTGGGCCATGGTCAGCCTCGACCTGGCCAGGCTGGACGATCCGCCGGAAGGTTGA